From a single Brassica oleracea var. oleracea cultivar TO1000 chromosome C5, BOL, whole genome shotgun sequence genomic region:
- the LOC106292411 gene encoding uncharacterized protein LOC106292411 has protein sequence MSSSCNNTMLKDCEVEVCSKEEGYVGVWFRAVLEENPTKSGRKKKLRVRYKTLLSDDGDDSPLTELVELRFIRPIPPEDMQNGVVLEEGTAVDADHRDGLWTGFILKKKEEGEKFLVYFDSPPDIMEFERNLLRPHLDWVDSKWVTPVKKELDNSVLFCSGATVEVCSVKDKAWYPSLLVTDIEEEDGEKKFIVKDFNKRLSSYIDGESTPTTAVDACRVRPALPPSSFGQFQVMERVEVLRGSGWCQGLVQKILSEERYWVSLEVSKEEYVFKHSEVRPLMVWENGRWRNKSKTPSNILNKNPVHSCSGPQPFTRVEETVAATVELRKKKKADVVISDKTHEVTTPIATPLKQTKAKTVGNTSPMKAPELVMNLNDFGNDSTPHKTHEDENSEAKSRKRKREQVQQLSNLNEEADGNTNTSTAEISDTTSKSMCHGSEVVDQPQPLSVWIGNSSTELSPDQSLNLVKNSAAACTEETPAKDTTLMDLPFTKKSPYWKICESSDDFKSVPQRPHFRPLVESMEDLDHREWFASGMTMAFYDLLKVVKGLKLDDSITTLNDLSVSFAKLEKHGFEVEAPQAVISKVLSLKDVLA, from the exons ATGAGCAGCAGCTGCAACAACACGATGTTAAAGGATTGTGAAGTTGAAGTCTGTTCCAAAGAAGAAGGCTATGTAGGCGTTTGGTTTCGAGCCGTCTTAGAGGAGAACCCCACCAAGTCCGGACGGAAGAAGAAGCTCCGTGTCCGCTACAAGACTCTGCTAAGCGACGATGGTGATGACTCTCCTCTTACCGAACTCGTCGAGCTGAGATTCATCCGGCCAATCCCGCCGGAGGATATGCAAAACGGCGTCGTTTTGGAGGAAGGAACGGCGGTTGATGCGGATCACAGAGATGGGTTGTGGACCGGTTTCATCTTGAAGAAGAAAGAAGAGGGCGAGAAGTTTCTTGTTTACTTCGATTCACCACCTGATATCATGGAGTTCGAGAGGAACCTGCTGCGTCCTCATCTTGACTGGGTCGATTCAAAATGGGTCACGCCCGTAAAGAAG GAACTGGATAACTCCGTGTTGTTTTGCTCGGGAGCAACGGTAGAAGTGTGTTCTGTCAAAGATAAAGCGTGGTACCCGTCATTGCTGGTTACAGATATTGAAGAAGAAGATGGTGAGAAGAAGTTCATTGTCAAGGACTTCAATAAGCGGTTGAGCAGCTACATTGATGGTGAGTCAACACCAACCACAGCTGTTGATGCTTGTCGGGTTAGACCCGCACTGCCTCCTTCCTCCTTTGGACAGTTCCAGGTGATGGAACGTGTGGAGGTGTTGCGTGGTTCCGGATGGTGCCAAGGGTTGGTGCAGAAGATTCTCTCCGAGGAACGTTACTGGGTTAGTTTAGAAGTTAGCAAGGAGGAATATGTATTTAAACACTCGGAGGTTCGACCCTTAATGGTGTGGGAGAATGGGAGATGGCGTAACAAATCTAAG ACTCCTTCCAACATCTTAAACAAGAATCCAGTGCACTCTTGTTCTGGTCCTCAGCCATTCACCAGAGTTGAAGAAACTGTGGCT GCCACTGTAGAGTTGAGAAAGAAGAAGAAGGCTGATGTTGTTATTAGTGATAAAACTCATGAGGTCACAACCCCAATTGCAACACCGTTGAAACAAACAAAGGCCAAAACTGTTGGAAATACATCCCCCATGAAGGCACCTGAGCTAGTGATGAATCTCAATGATTTTGGAAACGATTCAACTCCACATAAG ACGCATGAGGATGAGAACAGCGAAGCTAAGAGTAGGAAAAGGAAAAGGGAACAAGTTCAACAACTGTCGAACCTGAATGAAGAGGCTG ATGGGAATACCAACACTTCAACTGCTGAGATCAGTGATACAACAAGTAAAAGTATGTGCCACGGTAGTGAAGTTGTTGATCAGCCTCAGCCTCTCTCTGTTTGGATAGGAAACTCATCTACTG AGCTGTCCCCTGATCAGAGCTTAAATTTGGTGAAAAATTCTGCTGCTGCTTGTACTGAGGAAACACCAGCCAAAGACACCACCCTAATGGATTTGCCTTTCACAAAGAAGTCACCATATTGGAAGATCTGTGAGTCATCAGACGATTTCAAGTCTGTTCCGCAACGGCCTCACTTTAGACCATTGGTTGAATCTATGGAGGATCTCGATCACCGTGAGTGGTTTGCCTCTGGCATGACGATGGCCTTTTATGACTTGCTAAAAGTAGTGAAGGGTCTGAAGCTTGATGATTCCATAACCACGCTCAACGATCTCAGCGTGTCCTTTGCCAAACTAGAGAAGCATGGTTTCGAAGTTGAAGCTCCTCAAGCAGTTATCAGCAAAGTCTTGTCTCTCAAAGATGTGCTAGCTTAG
- the LOC106343836 gene encoding tubby-like F-box protein 9 — protein MTIRSLIQEMRSRPHRVVHEAASTTPVSEPFRWSELPDELLREILIRVETADDGDWPSRRSVVACAGVCRVWRMMVKEIVAVPELSSKLTFPISLKQPGPRGSLVQCFIKRNRNTQSYHLYLGLTNSLTDNGKFLLAACKLKRATCTDYIISLRSDDMSRRSNAYLGRVRSNFIGTKFTVFEGNLVPQTRSSKMVKSRSSNLMKVSPRAPSGSYPVTHISYELNVLGSRGPRRMRCVMDTLPTSLMHPQRAAASSNSLRDPPLVLSNKTPRWHEQLRCWCLNFHGRVTVASVKNFQLVAVGDRETEQATSERIILQFGKVGKDMFTMDYGYPISAFQAFAICLSSFETRIACE, from the exons ATGACGATCCGGAGCTTGATCCAAGAAATGCGGTCGAGACCGCACCGCGTGGTCCACGAAGCAGCTTCGACTACTCCTGTCTCGGAACCTTTTAGATGGTCGGAGCTCCCCGATGAGCTGCTGAGGGAAATCTTGATTAGAGTAGAGACGGCGGACGACGGAGACTGGCCGTCGCGGCGAAGCGTGGTGGCTTGCGCCGGTGTGTGCCGTGTGTGGAGGATGATGGTGAAGGAGATCGTAGCTGTTCCTGAACTCTCCTCTAAATTGACTTTCCCAATCTCTCTCAAACAG CCTGGTCCAAGGGGTTCTCTAGTTCAGTGCTTCATAAAACGTAACCGTAATACGCAATCCTATCATCTCTATCTCGGTTTAACCAACT CTTTGACGGATAACGGGAAGTTTCTTCTTGCTGCTTGTAAGCTAAAGCGCGCAACTTGCACTGATTACATCATCTCTCTGCGCTCAGACGATATGTCAAGGCGAAGCAACGCATATCTCGGTAGAGTCAG ATCGAACTTCATTGGAACAAAGTTCACTGTCTTCGAAGGTAATCTAGTGCCACAGACCAGATCATCAAAGATGGTGAAGAGCCGCTCTTCTAACCTCATGAAAGTTTCACCTAGAGCTCCTTCAGGAAGTTACCCCGTTACTCACATTTCGTACGAGTTAAACGTCTTAGGCTCCAG GGGACCAAGACGAATGCGTTGCGTAATGGATACATTACCCACGAGTCTCATGCATCCCCAAAGAGCAGCAGCTTCAAGCAACAGCTTGAGAGACCCACCACTGGTGCTGAGCAACAAGACTCCACGGTGGCACGAGCAGCTGCGTTGCTGGTGCTTGAATTTCCACGGTCGAGTCACGGTGGCCTCGGTCAAGAACTTTCAGCTTGTGGCGGTCGGAGATAGGGAGACAGAGCAGGCGACATCTGAGAGGATTATACTACAGTTTGGGAAAGTTGGAAAGGACATGTTCACTATGGATTATGGATATCCCATCTCTGCGTTTCAAGCGTTTGCTATTTGCCTTAGCAGTTTTGAGACCAGAATCGCTTGTGAATGA